Proteins encoded together in one Lathyrus oleraceus cultivar Zhongwan6 chromosome 5, CAAS_Psat_ZW6_1.0, whole genome shotgun sequence window:
- the LOC127083269 gene encoding uncharacterized protein LOC127083269: MESNDEEKAYAEYRERSRNLSRFDAIEPPPYMCGGISPLHITNEVRRNLTPLCELALDKYNTEQGTNFVFVDILKSTHQGVAGTNYFMTFRAKSPNCPLVTFQAYVWVKLPCYGGQPVVQSCAIKPT, from the exons ATGGAAAGCAACGACGAAGAAAAGGCCTATGCTGAGTATCGGGAACGATCTCGTAACCTAAGT CGTTTCGATGCTATCGAACCTCCGCCGTATATGTGCGGCGGTATCAGCCCCCTTCACATAACTAATGAAGTTCGGCGTAATCTCACTCCCCTCTGCGAGCTTGCGTTAGACAAGTACAACACCGAACAG GGTACCAATTTTGTGTTTGTTGACATTCTCAAGTCAACCCATCAAGGTGTTGCTGGTACTAATTATTTCATGACCTTTCGAGCAAAATCTCCAAACTGCCCTCTTGTAACTTTCCAAGCCTATGTTTGGGTCAAGTTGCCCTGTTATGGAGGACAGCCTGTTGTTCAGTCGTGTGCTATCAAACCTACCTAA